From Polaribacter butkevichii, a single genomic window includes:
- a CDS encoding P-II family nitrogen regulator, producing MKKIEAIIRKSKFRAVKDALLEVGVNFFSYWDVTGLGNEKEGHVYRGVSYSTSDIQRRHLAIVVNDDFEEITVNTIIKAASTGDVGDGKIFVSDVKEAYRIRTGEKGGQTLK from the coding sequence ATGAAAAAAATTGAAGCAATTATTAGAAAGTCAAAATTTAGAGCAGTAAAAGACGCTTTGCTTGAAGTTGGTGTAAACTTTTTCTCTTACTGGGATGTTACCGGTTTAGGAAACGAAAAAGAAGGCCATGTTTACAGAGGTGTTAGCTACAGTACAAGCGACATACAAAGAAGACATTTAGCCATTGTTGTAAATGATGATTTTGAAGAAATTACCGTTAATACAATTATAAAAGCAGCTTCTACAGGAGACGTAGGTGATGGTAAAATTTTTGTAAGCGATGTAAAAGAAGCATACAGAATAAGAACAGGAGAAAAAGGCGGACAAACTTTAAAATAA
- a CDS encoding ammonium transporter produces the protein MELLTINNVWMMICTALVFFMHTGFAFLEIGLTRQKNTLNILFKNIFIITIGLLLYALVGFNLMYPGFADGSSGIIGFAGFGLSSPLTAEGALDLTYNSGYTYWTDFLFQGMFAATAATIVSGAVAERMKILPFMIFAILYVGFVYPIAGSWKWGGGFLDQLSTPFYDFAGSTLVHSVGGWAAVVAVCLLGSRIGKFKNGEIQAIPGHNIPLATAGVLILWLGWFGFNGGSVLSADPTLTSLTLVTTCLSAAAGGVIAAIVSTIMYKNLDLTMFLNGILGGLVGITAGADQMSPTDAILVGAIAGALIVFAVSLIDKLKLDDPVGAIAVHLVCGIWGTLAVGLFGNLAGVDQFISQLIGVACYAVFCLVTSFIILFTLKKTMGIRVSEREEIEGLDAHEHGMEAYPDFRLNEH, from the coding sequence ATGGAATTATTAACAATAAACAATGTATGGATGATGATCTGTACAGCACTAGTTTTCTTTATGCACACAGGTTTTGCATTTTTAGAAATTGGTTTAACAAGACAAAAAAACACACTTAACATATTATTTAAAAATATATTTATTATCACCATTGGATTACTACTATACGCATTAGTTGGTTTTAACTTAATGTACCCTGGTTTTGCTGATGGATCTTCTGGAATTATTGGTTTTGCAGGATTTGGATTATCATCTCCACTTACCGCAGAAGGCGCTCTAGACCTTACCTACAACTCTGGATATACATACTGGACAGACTTCTTATTTCAAGGAATGTTTGCTGCTACAGCTGCAACCATCGTTTCTGGTGCCGTTGCAGAAAGAATGAAAATTCTTCCTTTTATGATTTTTGCTATTTTATACGTAGGCTTTGTGTACCCAATTGCAGGTTCTTGGAAATGGGGTGGTGGATTTTTAGATCAATTATCAACACCTTTTTACGATTTTGCTGGTTCTACTTTAGTACACTCTGTTGGTGGATGGGCTGCTGTAGTAGCTGTTTGCCTTCTAGGATCAAGAATTGGAAAATTTAAAAATGGAGAAATACAAGCTATCCCTGGACACAACATTCCTTTAGCAACTGCCGGAGTTTTAATTCTTTGGTTAGGATGGTTTGGTTTTAACGGAGGTTCTGTTTTATCTGCAGACCCAACATTAACCTCTTTAACTTTAGTTACTACTTGTTTATCTGCTGCTGCAGGAGGTGTTATAGCTGCAATTGTATCTACAATAATGTATAAAAATTTAGATTTAACAATGTTCTTAAATGGTATTTTAGGAGGATTAGTTGGTATTACTGCAGGAGCAGATCAAATGTCTCCTACAGATGCAATTTTAGTTGGCGCTATTGCCGGAGCTTTAATTGTTTTTGCTGTTAGTTTAATCGATAAATTAAAATTAGACGATCCTGTTGGTGCAATTGCTGTTCACTTAGTATGTGGTATCTGGGGAACCCTAGCTGTTGGATTATTTGGTAACCTTGCAGGTGTAGATCAGTTTATTAGCCAACTAATAGGAGTTGCCTGTTATGCGGTATTCTGTTTAGTAACTTCATTTATCATCCTATTTACCTTAAAGAAAACAATGGGTATTAGAGTAAGTGAAAGAGAAGAAATAGAAGGCTTAGATGCACATGAACATGGTATGGAAGCATATCCTGACTTCCGATTAAACGAGCATTAA
- the gltB gene encoding glutamate synthase large subunit codes for MEKQGLYLPEFEHENCGAGFICNLNGEKTNQIIHDALEILVKLEHRGGVSADGKTGDGAGILIDIPHDYFKRVCDFPIPEQREYAVGMVFLPKVSNQYDFCKTTFENEIKEQGLAILGWREVPVDSSQLGEIALASEPNIEQLFIGKTEEIDEATFKAKLYAARKIAEHAIRKSKISESKYFYIPSLSLTTIIYKGIIMPEDIGPYYKDLQAIDLVTRLALVHQRFSTNTMPTWELAQPFRHMCQNGEINTLRGNVSRMRVREEIMKSDVFGPQIEKLFPIILPGKSDSASMDMVVELLTHTGRSLPEIMMMMIPEAWEKHKTMSKERKAFYEYNGCIMEPWDGPASVPFTDGDYIGALLDRNGLRPSRYTVTKSGSLIMSSEIGVVDVAPEDIKEHGRLEPGKMFLVDMNEGRIIEDEEIKSKIVSERPYQEWLDNTRLHLKDVPYNGETCPIESIDVKTRQRLFNYTFEDIQEVITPMAIVGKEALGSMGIDTPLAVLSDRPQLISNYFKQLFAQVTNPPLDGIREEIVTDISLNLGKDRNIFSITDRQCRKLRIQNPVISNADLEKIRNIDIESFKAATIQILYPKAQGLNGLEDALDNIVIQVEKALEQKNNIIILSDRGVNQELAPIPALLACSFVNHQLNRLRKRSHFDIIIESAEPREPHHFATLFGYGASAVNPYMVNEIIRMQVKEGFITGMDEQKAVDNFNKAIGKGILKVMNKIGISTLHSYRGSQIFEIVGFNSPFVEKYFPYTASRIEGIGLYEIEKEIDQRYKQAYPDNQIDKNLGLNVGGDYRWRRNSERHLFNPTTVAKLQQAVRLSDQGSYNVYAKAINEQSENLMTIRGLFQFDNLDPIPLEEVEPWTEIVKRFKTGAMSYGSISREAHENLAIAMNRIGGKSNSGEGGEDRKRFQKDINGDSRNSAIKQVASGRFGVTSHYLTNAREIQIKMAQGAKPGEGGQLPGAKVLPWIAAARNSTPFVGLISPPPHHDIYSIEDLAQLIYDLKNANREARINVKLVSEVGVGTIAAGVAKAKADVVLISGYDGGTGASPLTSLKHAGLPWELGLAEAQQTLVLNDLRSRIVVECDGQLKTGRDVAIAALLGAEEFGFATAPLVASGCIMMRKCHLNTCPVGIATQDKELRKNFKGTPEHVINFFYYIAEELRGIMAQLGFRTLAEMVGQTHKINANHAIKHYKAKGLDLSSILHRPTSYRSMTVRNTESQDHNLESVLDFTILKDSHRALYRKEKMNLAYPIKNTNRTVGAIVSNEISKIYGHLGLPEDTLNINFTGSAGQSFGAFGAHGLTFTIEGNTNDYLGKGLSGAKLIVKKPARADFLAENNIIVGNVCMFGAVAGQAYINGIAGERFAVRNSGATAVVEGVGDHCCEYMTGGKVIVLGKTGRNFAAGMSGGIAYVYDPENKFINGLCNTETIEFEEISKDDAAELKATIEKHVLYTDSKRGAALLADWDTSLKNFVKVMPTEYKKALIRIETEEPMFEELTIA; via the coding sequence ATGGAGAAACAAGGATTATACTTACCAGAGTTTGAACACGAAAATTGCGGTGCTGGTTTTATCTGTAATTTAAATGGAGAAAAGACAAATCAAATTATACACGATGCACTAGAAATTCTAGTTAAACTAGAACATAGAGGTGGTGTTAGTGCTGATGGAAAAACAGGAGATGGAGCCGGAATATTGATAGATATTCCTCACGACTATTTCAAAAGAGTTTGTGACTTTCCTATTCCAGAGCAAAGAGAATATGCGGTTGGTATGGTATTTCTTCCTAAGGTTAGCAATCAATACGATTTTTGTAAAACCACGTTTGAAAACGAAATTAAAGAACAAGGACTCGCCATTTTAGGATGGAGAGAAGTTCCTGTAGACTCTTCTCAATTAGGAGAAATTGCTTTAGCTTCTGAACCAAATATTGAACAATTATTTATAGGTAAAACAGAAGAAATAGACGAGGCTACTTTTAAAGCTAAGTTATATGCTGCTCGTAAAATTGCAGAACATGCCATCAGAAAATCTAAAATTTCTGAAAGTAAATATTTCTACATTCCGAGTTTATCATTAACCACTATCATCTATAAAGGTATTATTATGCCAGAAGATATTGGTCCTTATTATAAAGATTTACAAGCAATAGATTTAGTAACACGTTTGGCATTAGTACACCAACGTTTTTCTACCAACACAATGCCAACTTGGGAGTTAGCACAACCATTTAGACACATGTGTCAGAATGGAGAAATTAACACTTTACGTGGTAATGTTAGTAGAATGCGTGTTCGTGAAGAAATCATGAAAAGCGATGTTTTTGGTCCACAAATAGAAAAATTATTTCCAATTATATTACCAGGAAAATCAGATTCTGCTTCTATGGATATGGTTGTTGAGTTGTTAACTCACACAGGCCGTTCTTTACCAGAAATTATGATGATGATGATTCCTGAAGCTTGGGAAAAACACAAAACCATGTCTAAAGAGCGTAAAGCTTTTTACGAATACAATGGTTGTATTATGGAACCTTGGGATGGTCCTGCCTCTGTACCTTTTACAGATGGAGACTATATTGGAGCTTTATTAGACAGAAACGGATTAAGACCTTCTAGATATACCGTTACCAAAAGCGGTAGTTTAATTATGTCATCAGAAATTGGTGTTGTAGATGTAGCACCAGAAGACATCAAAGAACATGGTAGATTAGAACCAGGAAAAATGTTCTTGGTAGACATGAACGAAGGAAGAATCATTGAGGATGAAGAAATAAAAAGTAAAATTGTTTCTGAAAGACCTTATCAAGAATGGTTAGATAATACTCGTTTACACTTAAAAGACGTACCTTATAACGGAGAAACTTGCCCTATAGAATCTATTGATGTAAAAACGCGTCAACGTTTATTCAATTACACTTTTGAAGATATTCAGGAAGTAATTACACCAATGGCAATTGTTGGTAAAGAAGCTTTAGGATCTATGGGAATAGATACACCTTTAGCTGTTTTATCAGACAGACCTCAATTAATATCTAACTACTTTAAACAATTATTTGCACAAGTTACAAACCCTCCTTTAGATGGTATTCGTGAAGAAATTGTAACAGATATTAGTTTAAATTTAGGAAAAGATAGAAACATTTTCAGCATTACAGACAGACAATGTAGAAAATTAAGAATTCAGAATCCGGTTATTTCTAATGCAGATTTAGAAAAAATTAGAAACATAGATATAGAAAGCTTTAAAGCAGCAACAATACAAATATTATATCCAAAAGCACAAGGTTTAAATGGTCTTGAAGATGCTTTAGATAATATTGTTATTCAAGTTGAAAAAGCTTTAGAACAAAAGAATAATATTATTATTCTTTCAGATAGAGGTGTAAACCAAGAGCTTGCTCCTATCCCAGCTTTATTAGCTTGTTCTTTTGTAAACCATCAATTAAACCGTTTACGCAAGCGTTCTCATTTCGATATTATTATTGAATCTGCAGAACCACGTGAACCTCATCATTTTGCTACTTTATTTGGTTACGGCGCAAGTGCCGTAAACCCATATATGGTAAATGAAATTATTAGAATGCAAGTTAAAGAAGGCTTCATTACTGGTATGGATGAACAAAAAGCAGTTGATAACTTTAACAAAGCAATTGGAAAAGGAATCTTAAAAGTAATGAACAAAATAGGAATCTCTACTTTACATTCTTACAGAGGTTCTCAGATTTTTGAAATTGTAGGTTTCAACTCTCCTTTTGTAGAAAAATACTTCCCTTATACTGCTTCTAGAATTGAAGGTATTGGTTTGTATGAAATAGAAAAAGAAATAGATCAACGCTACAAACAAGCATATCCAGATAATCAAATTGACAAAAACTTAGGTTTAAATGTTGGTGGAGATTATAGATGGAGAAGAAATAGTGAACGTCACTTATTTAATCCAACAACAGTTGCTAAACTACAGCAAGCTGTAAGATTAAGTGATCAAGGAAGTTATAACGTTTACGCAAAAGCAATTAACGAACAGTCAGAGAATTTAATGACAATTCGTGGTTTGTTTCAGTTCGACAACTTAGACCCAATTCCATTGGAAGAAGTAGAACCTTGGACAGAAATTGTAAAACGTTTTAAAACGGGTGCAATGTCTTACGGATCTATCTCTAGAGAGGCGCACGAAAACTTAGCGATTGCTATGAACAGAATTGGTGGTAAATCTAACTCTGGTGAAGGTGGTGAAGATAGAAAACGTTTTCAAAAAGACATCAATGGAGATAGTAGAAACTCTGCTATTAAACAAGTAGCATCTGGTAGATTTGGGGTAACTTCTCATTATTTAACCAACGCAAGAGAAATTCAAATAAAAATGGCTCAAGGAGCCAAACCTGGTGAAGGTGGTCAATTACCTGGAGCTAAAGTTTTACCTTGGATTGCTGCGGCAAGAAATTCAACTCCTTTTGTAGGATTAATTTCTCCTCCTCCACATCACGATATTTATTCTATTGAAGATTTAGCACAATTAATCTACGATTTAAAAAATGCAAATCGTGAAGCTAGAATTAATGTAAAATTAGTTTCAGAAGTTGGTGTAGGTACAATTGCAGCAGGTGTTGCAAAAGCAAAAGCAGATGTTGTTTTAATATCTGGTTATGACGGTGGTACAGGAGCGTCTCCTCTTACCTCTTTAAAACATGCAGGTTTACCTTGGGAACTTGGTTTAGCAGAAGCACAACAAACATTAGTTCTTAATGATTTAAGAAGTAGAATTGTTGTAGAATGTGATGGTCAGTTAAAAACAGGTAGAGATGTTGCTATTGCTGCATTATTAGGTGCTGAGGAATTTGGTTTTGCAACCGCTCCTTTAGTAGCTTCTGGTTGTATTATGATGCGTAAGTGTCACTTAAATACATGTCCGGTTGGTATTGCAACTCAAGATAAAGAGTTACGTAAAAACTTTAAAGGAACACCAGAACACGTAATTAACTTCTTCTACTACATTGCAGAAGAATTAAGAGGAATTATGGCACAACTTGGTTTTAGAACATTAGCTGAAATGGTTGGTCAAACTCATAAAATCAACGCAAATCACGCTATTAAGCATTATAAAGCAAAAGGTTTAGATTTATCTAGTATTTTACACAGACCAACTTCTTATAGAAGTATGACGGTAAGAAATACAGAAAGTCAAGATCATAATTTAGAAAGCGTTTTAGACTTTACTATATTAAAAGATTCACATAGAGCTTTGTATAGAAAAGAAAAAATGAACCTAGCATATCCAATCAAAAACACAAACAGAACTGTTGGAGCCATAGTTAGTAATGAAATCTCTAAAATTTACGGTCATTTAGGTTTACCTGAAGATACCTTAAACATCAACTTTACAGGTTCTGCAGGACAAAGTTTTGGAGCTTTTGGTGCACACGGATTAACGTTCACCATAGAAGGTAATACAAACGATTATTTAGGTAAAGGTTTATCTGGAGCCAAGTTAATTGTTAAAAAACCAGCAAGAGCAGATTTCTTAGCAGAAAACAATATTATTGTTGGTAATGTTTGTATGTTCGGAGCAGTAGCAGGACAAGCTTACATTAACGGAATTGCAGGAGAACGCTTTGCAGTTCGTAACTCTGGTGCAACTGCTGTTGTAGAAGGAGTTGGAGATCACTGTTGTGAATATATGACCGGTGGTAAAGTAATTGTTTTAGGAAAAACAGGTAGAAACTTTGCAGCAGGTATGAGTGGTGGTATTGCATATGTTTACGACCCTGAAAACAAATTTATAAATGGACTTTGTAATACAGAAACCATAGAGTTTGAAGAAATTAGTAAAGACGATGCAGCAGAATTAAAAGCAACTATAGAAAAACACGTTTTATATACAGATAGTAAAAGAGGTGCTGCTTTGTTAGCTGATTGGGATACAAGTTTAAAAAACTTTGTAAAAGTAATGCCTACAGAATACAAGAAAGCATTAATACGTATAGAAACAGAAGAACCAATGTTCGAAGAATTAACAATAGCATAA